In the Sandaracinus amylolyticus genome, AGGGCGAAGGGCGCGACCGCGTGATCGTCGATCTCGAGTGAGCTCCGATCACAGCGCGCCGTCGAGGATCCAGGTGGGATCGCGGGCGTCGGCGGTGGTGATCTGACCGAGGATCGCGTCGTTGCCGCGCAGCGAGCGATCGAGCGCGATCTGGCCCGCCGGCGCTTCCTCGAGCGGCCAGTACGCAGCGAGCGTGGCGGTGCCGGTCGGCAGGCGCGTGAACGCCGACGCCTGGAGCGCGGCCGCGCTGCGCACCGTGCTCCAGATGCGGATCTCGTCGAGGTCGCCATCGAAGCGGCCGATCAGGAGCGGCTCGATGTTGAACGAATCGCCGATGTCGTCGGGGAAGTCGGCCATCGCGACGACGGTGAAGTTCACGTAGAGGAGCGTGCGCAGCACGGTGCCGGTGCGCTGGATCGTGAGCGCGACGTGCGTCCACTCGCCGAACGCGTCGAAGGGCGCGCGCACCTCGCGGCGCTCGCTGCGCACGGTGGTCCAGCCCGCGACGAGCTCGATGCGGCCGTCGGCACCGGTCACGAGCTCGAAGACGAGGTGGCGCTGGCCGTCGTCCTGGCCCTTGCGCGCGATGATCCCGGTGCCGCGGGCGCGCATCCAGAGCTCGGTCGTGGTGTCCCCGCCGACGCGAAGACCGGGGCGATCGGGGACGAGGAGGTACTGATCGGGCGTGAACCGGAGCGCGGGCGAGCGACGGCCTGCGTCGATCGGGCCGGCATCGCGGGGGCCGGCATCGCGCGGCGGGCCGGCATCGCGCGGCGGGCCGGCGTCGCGCGGCGGGCCGGCGTCGCGCGGCGGACCGGCATCGCGCGGCGGGCCCGCATCACGAGGACCTGCGTCGCGCGGCGGACCTGCGTCGATCGTGCCCGCGTCGAAGCGGCCTCCGTCGGACGGGCCGGCATCGTCGGGCACCGAGCCGTCGTCGGGCGGTGCCGCGTCGAAGGGGAACGTCGCGTCGACGTCGATCGGGAACCCCGCGTCCATCGCGGCA is a window encoding:
- a CDS encoding LamG-like jellyroll fold domain-containing protein; the protein is MTSRANCVIALAITIALTGCYEARERGDGPIDAVDARIGFDGSAPSDGGDGSDAAMDAGFPIDVDATFPFDAAPPDDGSVPDDAGPSDGGRFDAGTIDAGPPRDAGPRDAGPPRDAGPPRDAGPPRDAGPPRDAGPPRDAGPRDAGPIDAGRRSPALRFTPDQYLLVPDRPGLRVGGDTTTELWMRARGTGIIARKGQDDGQRHLVFELVTGADGRIELVAGWTTVRSERREVRAPFDAFGEWTHVALTIQRTGTVLRTLLYVNFTVVAMADFPDDIGDSFNIEPLLIGRFDGDLDEIRIWSTVRSAAALQASAFTRLPTGTATLAAYWPLEEAPAGQIALDRSLRGNDAILGQITTADARDPTWILDGAL